A part of Onthophagus taurus isolate NC chromosome 7, IU_Otau_3.0, whole genome shotgun sequence genomic DNA contains:
- the LOC139430501 gene encoding jerky protein homolog-like: MCLQYGIGETVRDVLKQKEKLLAFATVSNSVSGMKKRKTMKKSTYSELDSALAEWLAQERRLEGNFDASSGWFKKRYLIREIGLHGEKLSGDQQAADDFQRDFEKFVMSEDLSPEQIYNADESGLFWKCLPTRTLAFESEHKVTGHKSSKERITILPCSNAAGTHKLKLLVIGKSKKPRSFKGTTADNLPVDYFNQKKDWMNQQIFQEWFERIFVPQVRKHLDLKNLPRKAVLLIDNAPSHPAASVLKSSDEQIFAKFLPPNVTALIQPMDQGVTATVNRIYRTKLVKTKIEEGYDFKQLWKMYTILDSIYDIAFAWDCIKPSTVVKSWRKLFPNIEVNVNQNIGEEHNEDMPIAALIDLVTSVPGGENVNQENIEEWLECDKNEPGFERLSDVEITNKAMGVNEENEEIESEEGEVLARMTHETALQHVDGLLQYLEEQDDAHLAEKLMLRNVQSRIKKRCFQSKKQKLVTDFFKKIGH; this comes from the exons ATGTGTTTACAATACGGGATTGGGGAAACAGTGCGAgatgttttaaagcaaaaagaaaagttattggCTTTTGCAACAGTTTCAAATAGTGTTTCTGGaatgaaaaaacgaaaaacaatgaagaaatccaCGTACAGTGAACTTGACTCGGCATTAGCGGAGTGGCTAGCTCAAGAGCGAA gaCTGGAAGGAAATTTTGATGCGTCGTCCGGTTGGTTTAAGAAACGTTATTTAATTAGGGAGATAGGTCTTCATGGGGAAAAGCTGAGCGGTGATCAACAAGCAGCAGACGATTTTCAACgtgattttgaaaagtttgtaATGTCGGAAGATTTGTCACCAGAACAAATTTATAATGCTGATGAATCAGGGCTTTTTTGGAAGTGTCTTCCCACTCGCACTTTAGCATTTGAAAGTGAACATAAAGTGACAGGACACAAAAGTAGCAAGGAAAGAATCACAATCTTGCCATGCAGCAATGCTGCTGGTACCCACAAACTGAAACTTCTTGTAATCGGTAAATCTAAGAAACCAAGGTCTTTTAAGGGGACAACAGCAGACAATTTACCAgtcgattatttcaatcaaaaaaaagaTTGGATGAACCAGcagatttttcaagaatggtTTGAAAGGATTTTTGTGCCTCAAGTACGTAAACACCTtgatttaaagaatttacCAAGAAAGGCCgttttattaattgacaacGCGCCTTCACACCCTGCCGCAAGTGTGCTTAAATCTTCTGATGAACAAATTTTTGCAAAGTTTTTGCCCCCAAATGTTACTGCGCTCATACAGCCTATGGACCAGGGGGTCACTGCAACTGTGAACAGGATATACAGAACAAAGTtggtaaaaacaaaaattgaagaaggTTACGATTTTAAGCAGCTTTGGAAGATGTATACAATTTTGGATAGCATTTACGATATTGCGTTTGCATGGGATTGTATTAAACCGTCAACCGTCGTCAAATCGTGGAGAAAACTCTTTCCAAATATTGAAGTAAATGTCAACCAAAACATTGGTGAAGAACATAATGAAGACATGCCTATCGCTGCACTTATTGACTTAGTGACATCCGTTCCGGGAGGTGAGAATGTAAATCAAGAAAACATAGAAGAGTGGCTGGAATGTGACAAAAATGAGCCAGGGTTTGAACGACTATCTGACGtagaaataacaaacaaagCAATGGGAGTGAACGaagaaaacgaagaaattGAAAGTGAAGAAGGCGAGGTGCTTGCGCGGATGACACATGAAACTGCTTTGCAGCATGTAGACGGATTGCTTCAATATTTAGAGGAGCAAGACGACGCACATCTGGCAGAAAAACTTATGCTAAGGAACGTACAATCCAGAATAAAGAAAAGGTGCTTCCAAAGCAAGAAGCAAAAGCTAGTgaccgatttttttaaaaagatcggTCACTAG